Proteins encoded within one genomic window of Thunnus maccoyii chromosome 22, fThuMac1.1, whole genome shotgun sequence:
- the LOC121889668 gene encoding cysteinyl leukotriene receptor 2-like, with protein sequence MNVYLQTPPIALSNNTSTASELLTVCVHNDDEFKFRAYKVTYLLLFPVAFLCNVGALVVFFQQTNRRSSASCVVMMNLALSDGSFALTLPLRLAYYFKGGVWDFPDWLCRLCVYGFYVNLYTSILFLTLLSMLRWLAVAKPLRHLSVATPTRTLLVCLGIWLFVGVSSAPFLSNGVTNRSGFPRCFEPSSPSSWGRVLILNYLAVALGFLFPFLTIIFCYSSIVRQLMSNTGPQGSSLSSKARRRNRRRSVRLVTMVTATFLLCFLPYHVIRSIHLHAVCGGWDCRITVALQRAVVVTLCLAASNSVVNPLLYYYSTRTFRDNMRDAQSSFMNSRGGSFRSGLALLRRRNTT encoded by the exons ATGAACG tgTACCTGCAAACCCCTCCCATCGCCCTCAGCAACAACACTTCGACGGCATCGGAGCTGCTGACGGTGTGTGTCCACAACGACGATGAGTTCAAGTTCCGCGCCTACAAAGTCAcctacctgctgctgtttccgGTGGCGTTCCTCTGCAACGTGGGAGCGCTGGTGGTCTTCTTCCAGCAGACCAACCGCAG AAGCTCCGCCTCCTGTGTGGTCATGATGAACCTCGCCCTATCAGACGGCAGCTTCGCCCTCACCCTCCCGCTGCGATTGGCTTATTACTTCAAGGGCGGGGTGTGGGACTTCCCTGATTGGCTGTGCCGCTTGTGCGTCTACGGCTTCTACGTCAACCTGTACacaag catcctcttcctcactctgcTGAGCATGCTCCGTTGGCTCGCCGTGGCCAAGCCCCTCCGTCACCTCTCTGTGGCCACGCCCACCCGCACCTTATTGGTCTGTTTGGGAATCTGGTTGTTTGTGGGCGTGTCCTCCGCCCCCTTTCTGTCCAATGGGGTGACAAACAG GTCGGGGTTTCCTCGCTGCTTCGAGCCGTCTAGCCCCTCTTCTTGGGGGCGTGTCCTCATCTTAAACTACTTGGCAGTGGCTCTCGGTTTCCTCTTTCCCTTCCTCACCATCATCTTTTGCTACAGCAGTATCGTGCGTCAACTGATGTCCAACACCGGCCCCCAGGGCAGCAGCCTGTCCAGCAAAGCTCGACGTCGCAACAGACGCCGCTCGGTGCGCCTGGTCACCATGGTGACTGCAACCTTCTTGCTCTGCTTTCTGCCCTATCATGTGATTCGTTCGATACACCTGCACGCCGTGTGCGGCGGTTGGGACTGTCGCATCACGGTGGCACTCCAGCGGGCGGTGGTGGTGACGCTGTGCCTGGCGGCGTCCAACAGCGTGGTCAACCCGCTGCTTTATTACTACTCCACCAGGACGTTCAGGGACAACATGAGGGACGCTCAGTCCTCGTTCATGAACAGCAGGGGGGGGTCCTTCAGGTCTGGACTGGCCCTGTTGAGAAGGAGAAACACCACGTGA